A genomic stretch from Dissulfurispira thermophila includes:
- a CDS encoding cyclase family protein yields the protein MYIYLSYILTNELPVYGGMTSLNIDAVKSISYGDLANVYSFTMQNHWGTHVDCPAHFFENGKNVTDYSPEFWFFKNPQVVEISLKPSELLYCNTWIKQIDCSTDILILRSGWYKLRDNKQYYKENPGIHPEVGYFLRKNYPQIRAIGIDWISISPFQNRDIGREAHRAFLNPNGMNKPILLIEDMNLSSNLMGIKEVWVMPLRVETIDSAPCTVIGVIKD from the coding sequence ATGTATATCTATTTATCCTACATTTTAACTAATGAACTACCTGTTTATGGAGGTATGACATCGCTTAATATAGATGCTGTCAAGTCAATCTCTTATGGTGATTTAGCCAATGTATATAGTTTTACTATGCAAAATCACTGGGGGACACATGTAGACTGTCCTGCTCATTTTTTTGAAAATGGCAAAAATGTTACAGATTATTCTCCTGAATTTTGGTTTTTTAAAAATCCTCAAGTTGTAGAGATTTCTCTAAAGCCATCAGAATTGCTTTACTGTAATACATGGATAAAGCAAATAGATTGTAGTACAGACATTCTGATTTTACGCTCGGGTTGGTATAAACTTAGGGATAACAAGCAATATTATAAAGAAAATCCCGGCATTCATCCTGAGGTTGGTTATTTTCTTAGGAAAAATTATCCTCAAATAAGGGCAATAGGTATTGATTGGATATCGATATCACCATTTCAAAATAGAGACATTGGCAGAGAGGCTCATAGGGCATTTCTTAATCCTAATGGCATGAATAAACCAATCTTGCTTATTGAAGATATGAACTTATCAAGTAATTTAATGGGCATAAAAGAAGTCTGGGTTATGCCTTTAAGAGTAGAGACAATAGACAGTGCTCCATGCACAGTAATAGGGGTTATAAAGGACTGA
- a CDS encoding NAD-dependent epimerase/dehydratase family protein, producing the protein MKVIIFGGSGFLGSHVADVLTNAGHNVTIYDLKKSPYLMDTQEMIVGDILDVDRVEEAVKNADIVYNFAGIADIDEASKKPLESIKYNIVGNSIILEACRKENIKRFVFASSLYVYSKAGSFYRSTKQACELLIENYHEVFGLNYTILRYGSLYGPRADERNFIHKILKQALIEGKITREGDGEELRDYIHVMDAARGSVEILADEFANQHVILVGNQQMRIKDLLIMIKEMLDNKIEIEFIPTTDSLHYEITPYSFAPRVGKRLTSRTYLDLGQGILDCIYDIYKQINPKP; encoded by the coding sequence ATGAAGGTGATTATTTTCGGAGGTTCCGGCTTTCTCGGCAGTCATGTTGCCGATGTTCTTACAAATGCTGGTCATAATGTTACTATTTATGATTTGAAAAAATCTCCATACCTGATGGATACCCAGGAAATGATTGTAGGCGACATATTAGATGTTGACCGTGTGGAAGAAGCAGTTAAAAATGCTGATATTGTTTATAACTTTGCGGGTATAGCAGATATAGATGAGGCAAGCAAGAAGCCTTTAGAGAGCATTAAATATAATATTGTTGGAAATTCAATTATTCTTGAAGCTTGTCGTAAGGAAAATATTAAGAGATTTGTTTTTGCCAGTTCACTTTATGTTTACAGCAAGGCAGGGTCTTTTTATAGAAGCACTAAACAGGCGTGTGAACTTTTGATTGAAAATTATCATGAGGTCTTTGGGCTTAATTATACTATTTTAAGATATGGTTCACTCTATGGGCCAAGGGCAGATGAGAGAAACTTTATTCACAAAATTCTGAAACAAGCATTAATAGAGGGGAAAATAACAAGAGAAGGTGATGGTGAAGAACTCAGAGACTATATTCATGTAATGGATGCAGCAAGAGGGAGTGTAGAAATCCTTGCAGATGAATTTGCAAATCAACATGTGATCCTTGTAGGTAATCAACAGATGCGCATTAAAGATCTTCTTATTATGATAAAGGAAATGCTTGATAATAAAATTGAAATAGAGTTTATACCAACTACAGATAGCTTGCATTATGAAATTACTCCTTATTCCTTTGCACCACGAGTAGGTAAAAGATTGACCAGCAGAACATATCTTGACCTTGGGCAGGGGATACTTGATTGTATTTATGACATTTATAAGCAAATTAATCCCAAGCCATAG
- a CDS encoding phosphoglycerate dehydrogenase — protein MKKREMLNLSSDKVKTPKISIMTTSFAIYDKSPLELLEKNKYEIILNPYGRKLKKDEIIEFCKGADGIIAGTENYDAEVLSILTQSSALSPQSSLKVISRCGTGMDNIDIDATEKLGIKVFNTPDAPTFAVAELTVGLILNLLRKVNQMDASIRNGKWEKLMGNLLSEKKVGIIGFGRIGKKVAELLKPFGCEIKYYDTRTEGEERTEDGIERNQLLKTMTQSSLLGPQSSSLDELLKTSDIISIHVSTKEQIIGEREIRMMKKASWLVNVSRGEVVDEGALYQALKEGHLSGAALDVFEQEPYNGQLKELDNVILTPHIGSYAKEARIKMELQASENLLKGLGVM, from the coding sequence ATGAAAAAAAGAGAAATGTTAAATTTATCGAGCGATAAAGTTAAAACTCCTAAAATCTCGATAATGACAACATCATTTGCCATATATGACAAATCCCCTCTGGAACTTTTAGAGAAGAATAAATATGAAATTATATTGAACCCTTATGGCAGAAAACTTAAAAAAGACGAAATTATTGAATTTTGCAAAGGTGCTGATGGCATTATTGCAGGCACTGAAAATTATGATGCTGAAGTTTTAAGCATTTTAACTCAGTCCTCAGCACTCAGTCCTCAGTCCTCCCTAAAGGTTATTTCTCGCTGCGGCACAGGAATGGATAATATTGATATTGATGCTACAGAGAAATTAGGAATAAAGGTATTCAATACTCCTGATGCACCGACATTTGCAGTGGCAGAACTGACTGTCGGACTAATCTTAAATCTCTTAAGAAAAGTTAATCAGATGGATGCCTCTATTAGAAATGGCAAATGGGAGAAATTGATGGGCAATCTTTTATCTGAAAAAAAAGTTGGAATAATAGGCTTTGGCAGAATAGGCAAGAAGGTGGCAGAGTTGTTAAAGCCATTTGGATGCGAGATAAAATATTATGATACAAGGACCGAGGGGGAGGAAAGGACTGAGGATGGAATAGAAAGAAATCAGTTGCTTAAAACAATGACTCAGTCCTCATTGCTCGGTCCTCAGTCCTCATCATTGGATGAACTTTTAAAAACAAGTGATATTATATCAATCCATGTTTCTACCAAGGAGCAAATAATAGGAGAACGTGAAATCAGAATGATGAAAAAAGCCTCGTGGCTGGTGAATGTATCAAGGGGCGAGGTGGTGGATGAAGGTGCGTTGTATCAGGCACTTAAAGAGGGTCATTTATCTGGTGCGGCTCTGGATGTTTTCGAGCAGGAACCATATAACGGGCAATTGAAAGAGTTGGATAATGTTATCTTGACTCCACATATAGGTTCATATGCAAAGGAGGCAAGGATAAAGATGGAATTACAAGCATCGGAAAATCTTCTTAAGGGATTGGGGGTAATGTAA
- a CDS encoding class I SAM-dependent methyltransferase: protein MYDFYFGKREDIEKDPKRFLLAIKRMLPRWCNSIPDSEYLALYDVLDDLKLLDKSVLVETGSGASTIVLCYFALKTGGELYTWDINGSKLAYLRSIINDTLMRHFVDKNITNHWKYVAFSSISEFAGVGMLKEMGKKVNACFFDSEHTLDVLMAELKGVTEILANEAVVAIDDGNYFYKSYNTAYINMIRAKHNLPPINESPDNIGRHFWEEVSEYLKKNFKNVEYIKDTYKQTYQTDIFWTYYKTDREVMSGLDMEKTDDLDHRFDAWKVWR from the coding sequence ATGTATGATTTTTATTTTGGCAAAAGAGAAGATATAGAAAAAGATCCCAAGAGGTTTTTACTGGCAATCAAAAGGATGCTCCCCAGATGGTGTAACTCAATTCCTGATTCAGAATACCTTGCACTTTATGATGTGCTTGATGATCTGAAACTACTTGACAAATCAGTGCTTGTTGAAACTGGCAGCGGAGCAAGTACAATAGTGCTATGTTATTTTGCACTTAAGACAGGTGGTGAGCTTTATACATGGGATATAAACGGAAGCAAGCTTGCCTATTTGAGGTCTATAATAAATGACACACTTATGAGGCACTTTGTGGATAAGAATATCACCAATCACTGGAAGTATGTTGCCTTCAGTAGCATATCAGAATTTGCAGGTGTAGGCATGCTTAAGGAGATGGGTAAAAAGGTTAATGCCTGTTTCTTTGATAGCGAGCATACACTGGATGTGCTGATGGCAGAGCTAAAAGGTGTTACAGAGATTCTTGCTAATGAGGCAGTGGTAGCCATAGATGATGGCAACTACTTTTATAAATCATATAATACAGCCTATATAAATATGATACGCGCAAAACACAATCTTCCACCTATTAATGAATCACCTGACAATATAGGCAGGCACTTCTGGGAAGAAGTAAGTGAATATCTGAAAAAGAACTTTAAAAATGTAGAGTATATTAAAGACACATATAAGCAGACCTATCAGACTGATATATTCTGGACTTATTACAAAACAGACAGAGAGGTTATGTCAGGGCTTGATATGGAAAAAACTGATGACCTTGATCATAGATTTGATGCATGGAAAGTATGGAGATAA
- a CDS encoding SDR family NAD(P)-dependent oxidoreductase produces MKRIKNIPNMDLKGKRILIVGASSDIATSLNKMLVEADAIIGFHFYSNKSALRKYKESKNVRFFQKNLSFSNACYELVDQFVEWANGIDCLVQLSGDIKEPIHWEKLKEKHWWYDLNSNLIMPFFLAQRAISHMKEKGGRVILMSTASATHGGGATSMPYGVAKAGIECMVKGLARDCARYNILVNAIAPGFIKTKFHTEKMKRTDEQLRKRAELIPLKRPGTTEEIAGAILFLLSDHSSYITGQTIAVSGGDWL; encoded by the coding sequence TTGAAGAGGATTAAAAATATTCCTAATATGGACTTAAAAGGCAAAAGGATTCTGATAGTAGGCGCAAGTAGTGATATTGCAACCTCTTTAAATAAAATGTTGGTTGAGGCTGATGCAATAATAGGGTTTCATTTTTATAGCAACAAATCTGCTCTTAGGAAATATAAAGAAAGCAAGAATGTGAGATTTTTTCAAAAAAACCTCAGTTTCTCCAATGCGTGTTACGAGCTTGTGGATCAGTTTGTAGAATGGGCTAACGGAATAGACTGTCTTGTTCAACTTTCAGGGGATATAAAAGAGCCGATTCACTGGGAAAAACTGAAAGAGAAACACTGGTGGTATGACTTAAACTCTAATCTTATAATGCCATTTTTTCTTGCCCAAAGAGCAATAAGTCATATGAAAGAAAAAGGCGGGCGAGTAATACTTATGAGCACAGCGTCTGCCACACACGGTGGAGGTGCTACATCTATGCCTTATGGTGTTGCTAAGGCAGGTATTGAATGTATGGTCAAAGGTCTTGCAAGGGATTGTGCCAGATACAATATACTGGTGAATGCGATAGCTCCCGGGTTTATCAAAACAAAATTCCATACAGAAAAGATGAAAAGAACTGATGAACAGCTCAGGAAAAGAGCAGAACTGATCCCACTTAAAAGGCCAGGCACAACTGAGGAGATTGCCGGGGCAATACTGTTTTTGCTTTCAGATCACTCTTCATATATCACAGGGCAGACAATTGCTGTAAGCGGAGGAGACTGGCTTTAG